The following DNA comes from Microbacterium wangchenii.
GTTCACGACCGCGGCGATGATCATCCGGCAGCTCACGCACACGTTCGCACCGGTGTGGAAGGTCGTGCTGCCGATCGTCGGTTACGGGGTCGCGGTGGCCACCGCGGTGTGGGGCCTGGGAATCCGCAGCGGCCCGACGAACGCCGACTTCGTCGCCGGGCACGTCGTTTTCGGCGTGGGGCTCATCGCGGCCTGCGTCACGACGGTCGCCGTCGCCTCGAGCGCCTTCACCCTCATCACCAAGAACGCCGCGGGACGGCCCGAGGACGGCCCGCCCGACGAAGCCTACGGTCGGGCCGTCGCGGTGGGGCTCATGTGCCTGCCGGCCGCCGCCGCCGCCGCCGTGCTCGTCGTGTGGGCCGGGATCCTGCTGGCGGACTCCGCCGATGCTCCACGGTACGTCGCCGGGCACGTCATGATCGGCCTCGCGGCCATCTGCGCGAGCCTCATCTCGCTCGTGGCCACGGTCGGGCGCCAAGTGCGCAACGAGTTCGGGGAGCGCGAGCGGTGGATGTGGTCGATCTGGGTATTGGCGATGGGCAGCGCCGCGATCGTCTGGGGCCTGTTCGTGCTGTTCGGATCCGACCGTGCCGACCGGATCCCACCCGGGTGCATCCTCATCGGGCTGGGGCTCATCTGCTTCAGCATCATCTCGAAGGTGTTCCTGCTGGCCTCGGTGTGGCGACGCGAATTCGTCCTCGCCGACCGCGTGCCGCTCATCCCGGTGTTCACGTGTCTTGCGTGCCTGTTCTTCGCCGCGTTCCTCGCCGAGGCGGCCGCCACCGATCCGGACTTCTTCATCCCGGCGCGCGTGCTCACGGGACTCGGCGCGGTGTGCTTCACGTTGTTC
Coding sequences within:
- a CDS encoding DUF2776 family protein translates to MNYGISILFRAIPLLMGAVCLSFGWYVFAGGDDAAHRTAGHVLISLTAICIALFTTAAMIIRQLTHTFAPVWKVVLPIVGYGVAVATAVWGLGIRSGPTNADFVAGHVVFGVGLIAACVTTVAVASSAFTLITKNAAGRPEDGPPDEAYGRAVAVGLMCLPAAAAAAVLVVWAGILLADSADAPRYVAGHVMIGLAAICASLISLVATVGRQVRNEFGERERWMWSIWVLAMGSAAIVWGLFVLFGSDRADRIPPGCILIGLGLICFSIISKVFLLASVWRREFVLADRVPLIPVFTCLACLFFAAFLAEAAATDPDFFIPARVLTGLGAVCFTLFSIVSILEAGTSKTS